From a single Gimesia fumaroli genomic region:
- a CDS encoding EF-hand domain-containing protein, whose protein sequence is MKVSLLGVSAFVLGAAVFSGNSVTQAEEGKKGQRPNREEILKKFDKDGDGKLSESERAAARAARPKGNGPKGAGGKGRPGFNREEFLKKFDKNGDGKLDETERKAAQAARAKMGQRGPRMSREEMIKKFDKDGDGKLSEAERQEARKTLGQGRRPGFNREEMIKKFDKDGDGKLNEEERKAARAEMMKNRVKKGAGKGTKGGKGKKKP, encoded by the coding sequence ATGAAAGTAAGCCTGTTAGGAGTATCAGCATTTGTATTGGGAGCGGCTGTTTTTTCTGGAAATTCAGTCACCCAGGCTGAGGAGGGGAAAAAAGGACAACGGCCGAATCGTGAAGAAATTCTCAAGAAGTTTGATAAAGACGGAGATGGTAAGTTGAGTGAATCGGAGCGTGCAGCAGCAAGAGCAGCACGACCCAAAGGAAATGGTCCCAAGGGGGCTGGTGGGAAAGGCCGTCCAGGCTTTAACCGGGAAGAATTCCTTAAAAAATTCGATAAGAATGGCGACGGGAAGTTAGACGAAACCGAACGAAAAGCGGCTCAAGCTGCGAGAGCAAAAATGGGTCAGCGGGGACCTCGGATGAGCCGCGAAGAAATGATCAAAAAGTTTGACAAAGATGGCGACGGAAAGTTAAGCGAAGCGGAACGCCAGGAAGCACGCAAGACTTTGGGCCAGGGGCGCCGTCCTGGATTTAACCGGGAAGAAATGATTAAGAAGTTTGATAAAGACGGTGATGGCAAGCTGAATGAAGAAGAGCGTAAAGCTGCCAGAGCAGAAATGATGAAGAATCGCGTCAAGAAGGGAGCTGGAAAAGGTACTAAAGGTGGTAAAGGGAAAAAGAAGCCTTAA
- a CDS encoding enoyl-ACP reductase FabI has translation MDFLQLAGKRILIFGVANRKSVAYQSGKVLEEAGAEVIYVVRSEARRDSLAKLLKHAPIFICDVEHQQEIDQLAVDISQQYDTIHGLVHSIAFADYSAGWLPFHQTPRAAFLQAVDISCFSLTALSNAFSKLLDPEQGSVVTISISTTRMAAENYGYMAPVKAALDSSVCFLAKSFSNFSKVRFNAVCPGLLKTSASAGIPGYVDSYLFAEKATLRKEAVQTREVADTVAFLLSPRSSGINSQGIVIDAGMGTNYFDKEIVSEQT, from the coding sequence ATGGATTTTTTGCAATTGGCTGGAAAACGGATTCTGATTTTTGGAGTCGCCAACCGAAAAAGTGTTGCCTACCAGAGCGGCAAGGTGCTGGAAGAAGCAGGGGCGGAAGTCATTTATGTCGTTCGTTCGGAAGCACGCCGCGATTCATTAGCCAAGCTGTTAAAACACGCCCCGATTTTTATCTGCGATGTAGAACATCAGCAGGAAATTGACCAGTTAGCTGTAGATATCAGTCAACAATACGACACGATTCATGGCTTGGTGCATTCGATCGCTTTTGCTGACTATTCCGCGGGCTGGCTTCCGTTCCATCAAACGCCGCGTGCTGCATTCCTGCAGGCAGTCGATATTTCCTGCTTCTCATTGACGGCACTATCAAATGCATTCAGCAAACTTCTTGATCCAGAGCAGGGGAGTGTGGTCACGATTTCCATCTCCACCACCCGCATGGCAGCCGAAAACTATGGCTATATGGCTCCCGTGAAAGCCGCGCTGGACTCCTCGGTCTGCTTTCTTGCCAAATCGTTTTCCAACTTCTCTAAAGTCCGGTTTAATGCCGTCTGTCCCGGCCTGCTGAAAACGTCTGCCTCTGCCGGCATCCCCGGATATGTTGACAGCTACCTGTTTGCAGAAAAGGCGACGCTTCGCAAGGAAGCGGTCCAGACCAGGGAAGTCGCTGATACTGTCGCATTTTTACTCAGCCCCCGCTCATCGGGCATCAACTCTCAGGGAATTGTCATTGATGCGGGAATGGGAACTAATTATTTCGACAAAGAAATCGTATCAGAGCAAACATAG
- a CDS encoding type II secretion system F family protein codes for MFRARASLKSLSLFCRSLSTMLESGVSITKAFQLAGKKMGDHRMQQSVREITVELKSGNDVTSAMRKQGSFYPELLVNMISVAEQSGGLPEVLKALADHYEHLMQMRKNFVRLIAWPVFQFIVAILVIALMILVLGLIASGQGGQPIDVLGLGLSGPSGAMIWLTCTFGSIFVLFVTYQLVDRLFGGKRYFHRLFLRIPVIGGCMRSFAIARFSWAFALTQQAGMNILDSLDASLKATGNGAFIAEIPQVNGAVNDGEHLTEALAETHLFPEEYIHMVDVGETSGTVPETLERLSPRFQEDAQRSLATLAAVLGWLIWALVAAFIIFVVFRIAFWYLGIINDALKHV; via the coding sequence ATGTTTAGAGCACGCGCTTCACTGAAATCATTATCGCTGTTTTGCCGATCATTGAGCACGATGCTGGAATCGGGAGTTTCGATTACCAAAGCATTTCAGTTAGCCGGGAAAAAGATGGGGGATCATCGCATGCAGCAATCCGTGCGAGAGATCACCGTCGAATTAAAATCCGGGAATGATGTCACTTCAGCCATGCGCAAACAGGGATCGTTCTATCCTGAACTGCTGGTAAATATGATCAGTGTGGCAGAACAAAGTGGTGGTTTGCCCGAAGTCCTGAAGGCGCTGGCAGATCACTATGAGCATCTCATGCAAATGCGGAAAAACTTTGTGCGGCTCATAGCCTGGCCTGTCTTTCAGTTTATTGTGGCGATTCTGGTGATCGCTTTGATGATCCTTGTTTTGGGCCTGATCGCCAGCGGACAGGGCGGGCAGCCGATTGATGTGTTGGGGCTGGGGCTTTCCGGGCCGAGTGGTGCGATGATCTGGCTGACGTGTACGTTTGGTTCGATTTTTGTGTTGTTTGTTACCTATCAGTTAGTGGATCGCTTGTTCGGCGGGAAACGCTATTTTCACCGTCTGTTTCTGAGAATCCCTGTTATTGGCGGCTGTATGCGATCGTTTGCGATTGCCCGGTTTTCCTGGGCATTTGCACTGACTCAGCAAGCGGGTATGAATATTCTTGATTCGCTGGACGCCAGTCTGAAAGCAACGGGAAACGGGGCATTTATCGCTGAGATTCCCCAGGTCAATGGCGCAGTCAACGATGGGGAGCACCTTACCGAGGCCTTAGCGGAAACGCATCTGTTTCCAGAAGAATATATTCATATGGTGGATGTGGGAGAGACTTCAGGGACCGTACCAGAAACTCTGGAACGATTGAGCCCGCGTTTTCAGGAAGATGCCCAACGGAGTCTGGCGACATTAGCTGCGGTACTTGGCTGGTTGATCTGGGCACTGGTCGCTGCATTTATCATCTTCGTTGTCTTCCGGATCGCTTTCTGGTATCTGGGGATAATCAACGATGCATTGAAGCATGTCTGA
- the tgt gene encoding tRNA guanosine(34) transglycosylase Tgt, whose protein sequence is MSHFQFELIHTDSKTGARVGRWHTPHGIVETPAFMPVGTLASVKGLLPEQLKQVGTQQVLANTYHLALRPGAEIVEELGGLHRFMNWDGPILTDSGGFQVFSLAQLTKMDDEQVVFRSHIDGSLFELSPEKAVKIQEQLGADCIMCLDECPPHDVPLEKMKDAVDRTTNWAARCRDAQKRDDQALFGIVQGGTDQKMRERSAKGLLPLEFPGYAIGGLSVGEKPEDMYSTLDFTAPMLPVEKPRYLMGVGRPSDLIEAIIRGVDLFDCVMPTRNGRNGMAFTSQGRVNLRNQKHARDPNPLDPECDSPGSRDYSRAYLRHLFMSREMLGPILISLHNIAFYQKLLRDLRQAILNDQVEEFRAVHLARWNASF, encoded by the coding sequence GTGTCTCATTTTCAATTTGAACTGATCCATACCGATTCTAAAACCGGAGCACGTGTCGGACGCTGGCATACGCCGCATGGAATCGTGGAGACCCCTGCTTTTATGCCTGTTGGAACTTTGGCCTCGGTGAAAGGGTTGCTGCCGGAGCAGCTCAAGCAGGTGGGAACCCAGCAGGTTTTAGCAAATACCTATCATTTGGCGCTTCGTCCCGGAGCGGAAATTGTCGAAGAGCTGGGCGGGCTGCACAGATTCATGAACTGGGACGGGCCGATTCTGACCGACAGCGGTGGTTTTCAGGTCTTCAGTCTGGCACAGTTGACTAAGATGGATGACGAACAGGTTGTATTTCGTTCTCATATCGATGGCAGTTTATTTGAATTGTCCCCCGAAAAGGCAGTGAAGATTCAGGAGCAACTAGGGGCGGATTGCATAATGTGTCTGGATGAGTGTCCGCCGCATGATGTGCCACTGGAAAAAATGAAGGATGCCGTTGATCGGACCACCAACTGGGCGGCTCGCTGCCGGGACGCCCAGAAACGGGATGATCAGGCGCTGTTTGGGATCGTTCAGGGAGGAACTGATCAAAAGATGCGCGAACGCTCTGCAAAGGGCTTGCTGCCTCTGGAATTTCCGGGATACGCGATAGGTGGTTTGAGTGTGGGGGAAAAGCCTGAGGATATGTACTCTACGTTGGACTTTACAGCTCCCATGTTGCCAGTAGAGAAACCCCGGTATTTGATGGGCGTGGGCCGCCCTTCCGATCTGATCGAAGCAATTATCCGAGGCGTTGACTTGTTTGATTGTGTGATGCCGACCCGAAATGGGCGAAATGGGATGGCTTTTACCAGTCAAGGCCGCGTGAATTTACGTAATCAAAAGCATGCCAGAGATCCGAATCCGCTGGATCCTGAATGTGATTCACCGGGGTCACGGGACTATAGTCGGGCTTATTTACGGCATTTATTCATGTCGAGAGAGATGCTGGGACCGATTTTGATTTCTCTGCACAACATTGCCTTTTATCAAAAATTGTTGAGAGACTTGCGCCAGGCGATCCTCAACGATCAAGTTGAGGAGTTTAGGGCGGTTCACCTTGCCCGTTGGAACGCATCTTTCTAA
- the yajC gene encoding preprotein translocase subunit YajC, translated as MNILLTTIYFFAEEAPVKEGPAPSPIFQFLPIIAIVIFFYFIMFRPQQKERARREKALGELKKNDRVVTIGGIIGTIANISEKEQEVTLKIDDNTRIKMRRSAIQGLYQVETKESTS; from the coding sequence ATGAACATTCTATTGACTACAATCTATTTCTTTGCTGAAGAAGCACCTGTGAAAGAGGGGCCTGCCCCTTCACCGATTTTTCAATTTCTGCCGATCATTGCGATCGTCATTTTCTTTTATTTTATCATGTTTCGCCCCCAGCAAAAAGAACGGGCGCGTCGTGAGAAAGCGCTTGGCGAACTCAAAAAAAATGATCGCGTCGTGACCATCGGCGGAATCATTGGCACGATTGCGAATATCTCGGAAAAAGAGCAGGAAGTGACTTTGAAAATCGATGATAACACGCGAATTAAAATGCGACGGAGTGCCATTCAGGGGCTCTATCAGGTAGAAACCAAAGAATCGACCAGCTAG
- the secD gene encoding protein translocase subunit SecD, producing MTGIDFHSATLLAAEVTEKTTSQVSGWGILLVLFVVFVLPFLLGGLIARALKLKDFSRKIGLVLFTAMIASTPFAWQIANGHDWRNAIRLGIDLAGGSNMVFEVDEGRSEKELSNEVMDQMVGAIGRRINPSGTEEVTVRKVGQNRIEVIVPGADSDDVQRIKSLITRLGSLEFDIVANRRDHATIVNRALESPGKDIRDGEGRVIASWREVNGDESYTDDQMVSRPFTREDGTQGEEVLVIIEPNPERRVTGKYLVRARQSTDQNGSPAVAFTFNARGGTLFSQLTSKNRPSKDGFHRHLAVLLDGKVHSAPRLITTISTEGQITGRFTQKEISNLLNVLNAGALEVPLKPEPVSEFSISPLLGSDVQEKGKRAIIIAAIAVILFMLIYYRFSGLVANICLTLNLLLVMGTMSFINATFTLPGLAGLVLTIGMAVDANVLIFERIREEKARGSSLRMAINNGFSRAFTTIVDANLTTLIVAVVLYIIGTDQVRGFAVTLFIGIVMSMFTALYVGRIIFDIFERKRWISDLKMMSIVGSTSIDFIGKKSLAAVFSIALIVIGMGVVITRGEDNLDIDFTGGTMVTFEFEEKQNIDDIRGLLQAEFGNSLTLEQLQLSNDPASEGRFFRLRTTMNDADAGEGKAEATKTIRKNLNNAFDDADHNLRKVTMSFGEVKQLEGSENTPAGTEVELTFSGEVKPSTIDNYLKEAVAAIENTDGTPKYERVPEIRLTGISDEKGEDAAAEVKRFKKMNAQAGPDLLADDLKTALTDMQEVMATTAILDEVNSFDSSVASEMQESALMAMLISLIAIVAYVWFRFQRITFGLAAVAALVHDVLVVLGLVALGAYLSNTALGPVLGLNDFKINLPMIAAFLTIVGYSLNDTIVVFDRIREVRGKNPALTSTMVNESLNQTLSRTLLTSITTLIVVLILYAIGGEGIHGFAYCLVLGVFVGTYSSIFIASPVLIWLMNRPGSATARATQQSEKQASVSS from the coding sequence ATGACAGGGATTGATTTCCACTCAGCAACGTTGCTCGCCGCAGAAGTGACTGAAAAGACGACATCACAAGTATCCGGGTGGGGTATCTTACTCGTTCTTTTTGTCGTATTTGTATTGCCGTTCCTTCTAGGAGGCCTGATTGCTCGGGCTCTCAAGCTCAAGGACTTTTCACGCAAAATTGGTCTGGTGTTATTCACTGCCATGATTGCCTCGACCCCCTTTGCCTGGCAGATTGCCAATGGGCACGACTGGCGCAATGCCATTCGTCTCGGGATTGACCTGGCCGGTGGTTCGAACATGGTATTCGAAGTGGATGAAGGCCGAAGTGAAAAAGAGCTTTCCAACGAAGTGATGGATCAGATGGTCGGAGCAATTGGCCGCCGAATCAATCCTTCCGGAACGGAAGAAGTCACCGTTCGTAAAGTCGGACAAAACCGGATCGAAGTCATCGTTCCCGGAGCAGACAGTGATGATGTTCAACGCATCAAGTCTTTAATTACCCGATTGGGAAGTCTGGAATTTGATATTGTAGCGAATCGCCGCGATCATGCTACAATTGTTAATCGTGCTTTGGAGAGCCCGGGGAAAGATATTCGGGACGGCGAAGGTCGTGTCATTGCCAGTTGGCGTGAAGTGAATGGCGATGAATCTTATACCGATGACCAAATGGTATCACGCCCTTTCACACGCGAAGACGGAACCCAGGGTGAAGAGGTTCTGGTGATTATTGAACCGAATCCAGAGCGACGCGTGACCGGGAAATACCTGGTACGTGCCCGACAGTCAACAGACCAGAACGGCTCTCCTGCTGTAGCTTTTACCTTTAACGCTCGTGGCGGAACACTGTTCAGTCAGCTCACATCGAAAAACCGACCCAGTAAAGACGGCTTTCATCGGCACTTGGCTGTCTTACTGGATGGCAAAGTTCATTCCGCACCACGTTTAATTACGACCATTAGTACCGAGGGACAAATTACAGGACGGTTTACACAGAAAGAGATTTCTAACCTGTTAAATGTATTGAATGCCGGAGCATTAGAAGTTCCCTTGAAACCAGAGCCCGTTTCTGAATTCTCTATCAGCCCTCTGCTGGGAAGTGATGTTCAGGAAAAAGGAAAGCGGGCGATCATCATTGCGGCGATCGCCGTCATTCTGTTCATGCTGATTTACTATCGTTTTTCCGGCCTGGTTGCCAATATCTGTTTGACATTGAACTTATTGCTGGTGATGGGAACGATGTCGTTTATTAATGCGACATTTACCCTGCCTGGTTTGGCCGGTTTGGTATTAACCATTGGTATGGCCGTAGATGCGAATGTGCTGATTTTCGAACGAATTCGGGAAGAGAAAGCGCGTGGCTCCAGTTTAAGGATGGCTATTAACAACGGCTTTTCACGAGCCTTCACGACGATTGTCGACGCCAACCTGACAACACTGATTGTCGCCGTTGTGTTATATATTATCGGGACCGATCAGGTACGTGGGTTTGCTGTCACGCTCTTTATCGGGATTGTGATGAGTATGTTTACCGCATTGTATGTCGGACGTATCATTTTTGATATTTTCGAACGGAAACGCTGGATCAGCGACCTGAAAATGATGAGTATCGTCGGCAGTACCAGCATCGATTTCATCGGCAAAAAATCGCTTGCTGCTGTATTCTCGATTGCACTGATTGTGATCGGAATGGGTGTTGTCATTACACGTGGTGAAGATAATCTGGATATTGATTTCACCGGTGGAACGATGGTGACATTCGAATTCGAAGAAAAGCAGAACATCGATGACATTCGTGGACTGCTGCAGGCTGAATTCGGGAATAGTTTAACTCTTGAACAACTTCAGCTTTCCAATGATCCTGCCTCTGAAGGGCGATTTTTCCGCCTGCGAACTACAATGAATGACGCTGATGCAGGAGAAGGCAAAGCGGAAGCAACAAAGACGATTCGTAAGAATCTGAATAATGCTTTTGATGATGCAGATCATAATCTGCGAAAAGTAACAATGAGTTTCGGTGAGGTCAAGCAGTTGGAAGGGAGTGAAAATACTCCGGCTGGTACGGAAGTCGAGTTGACCTTCAGTGGTGAAGTCAAGCCTTCCACTATCGATAATTATCTCAAAGAAGCCGTTGCCGCGATCGAAAATACAGATGGAACACCAAAATACGAACGTGTTCCTGAAATTCGGTTGACGGGAATCTCTGATGAAAAGGGCGAAGATGCGGCTGCAGAAGTGAAACGGTTTAAAAAGATGAATGCCCAGGCTGGTCCGGATTTGCTGGCGGATGATCTGAAAACGGCACTCACGGATATGCAAGAGGTTATGGCAACAACGGCAATTCTGGACGAAGTCAACAGCTTCGATAGTTCGGTCGCCAGTGAAATGCAGGAATCTGCCTTGATGGCCATGTTGATCAGTTTAATCGCGATTGTGGCTTACGTCTGGTTCCGATTCCAGAGAATTACCTTTGGTCTGGCAGCCGTTGCTGCCCTGGTTCACGACGTACTTGTGGTGTTAGGTCTGGTTGCTTTGGGCGCCTACTTAAGCAATACCGCTTTGGGACCTGTGCTGGGGCTGAATGACTTTAAGATCAACCTGCCGATGATCGCAGCCTTCCTGACAATTGTCGGTTATTCTTTGAATGACACGATTGTTGTCTTCGACCGAATTCGCGAAGTGCGTGGCAAAAACCCTGCCCTGACTTCTACGATGGTCAATGAGAGTTTGAATCAGACACTTTCACGAACCTTGCTGACATCGATCACGACTCTGATTGTAGTCTTGATCCTGTATGCTATCGGGGGTGAGGGAATTCATGGGTTTGCTTACTGTCTGGTGCTTGGTGTGTTTGTTGGTACTTACAGTTCGATCTTTATTGCCAGCCCGGTTCTGATCTGGTTGATGAATCGTCCCGGAAGTGCAACGGCTCGTGCCACTCAGCAAAGTGAGAAACAGGCGAGTGTCAGCAGTTAA
- a CDS encoding amidohydrolase family protein, producing MIIQGTLVSSSGTFKSQIRVDGNYIVEVGPNLGQADITFSDDCLIFAGMGDIHIHARDDVSESQTYKEDFCTAGAAAINGGVVHVADMPNNPVPPITDESYHEKARHLAKRNPPIHFTLYAGIGPGTRPLSFAVPYKAYMGPSVGDLFFKTLEQLDETLSHYRGCNVSFHCEDPILLDEHANAATHEAKRPAECEISATRFALQMIEKYDLKGKLCHYSVGEGLPLIREARSRGVRVTCEVTPHHLYFDQSDLTDENRGKMQMNPPLRTISDRQAMLAALREGTLDYLATDHAPHTLEENEQGISGQPHLDTFGAFVTWLILDQKFTPEQAALFCSENPGDFVNPYTSPKKFGKIEPGYTASLTVLNLNQPVTIKREDLKTKCGWSPFEGITFPGSVEAVFIEGRKVR from the coding sequence ATGATCATACAGGGAACGCTCGTCAGTTCTTCAGGCACATTCAAAAGCCAGATTCGAGTCGACGGTAATTATATTGTCGAAGTAGGCCCCAACCTGGGCCAGGCAGATATCACATTTTCTGATGATTGCCTGATCTTCGCTGGCATGGGTGATATTCATATCCATGCCCGCGATGATGTCAGTGAGTCCCAAACCTACAAAGAAGATTTCTGTACCGCAGGTGCAGCTGCCATCAACGGAGGAGTCGTCCACGTCGCTGACATGCCGAACAATCCGGTCCCGCCCATCACAGATGAAAGCTACCACGAAAAAGCCCGGCATCTGGCAAAACGCAACCCACCAATTCATTTCACGCTGTATGCGGGCATCGGGCCGGGAACTCGACCACTTTCATTCGCAGTCCCTTATAAAGCATACATGGGCCCCAGTGTGGGAGACCTGTTTTTCAAAACACTGGAGCAACTTGACGAAACGCTCTCCCACTATCGTGGTTGCAATGTCAGTTTCCACTGTGAAGATCCAATTCTGTTGGATGAACACGCTAATGCAGCCACACATGAGGCAAAAAGGCCAGCAGAGTGCGAGATCTCAGCAACGCGTTTTGCTCTGCAGATGATCGAGAAGTACGATCTCAAAGGCAAGCTATGCCATTATTCGGTAGGGGAAGGTTTGCCACTCATTCGGGAAGCCAGAAGCCGCGGAGTGAGAGTTACTTGTGAAGTTACTCCGCACCATCTCTACTTTGACCAGAGCGATCTGACCGATGAAAACCGTGGAAAAATGCAAATGAATCCGCCTTTACGCACGATCTCAGATCGTCAAGCCATGCTGGCGGCACTGCGCGAGGGCACACTCGATTATCTTGCAACCGACCATGCCCCACACACGCTGGAAGAAAACGAGCAGGGAATTTCAGGCCAACCACACCTGGATACATTTGGCGCTTTTGTCACCTGGTTAATTCTGGATCAAAAATTCACTCCGGAGCAGGCAGCTCTGTTTTGCTCGGAAAACCCAGGCGATTTTGTAAATCCATACACATCCCCAAAGAAATTCGGCAAGATCGAACCTGGCTATACCGCCAGCTTGACGGTTCTCAACCTGAACCAGCCTGTGACAATCAAACGGGAAGACCTGAAAACGAAATGCGGCTGGTCCCCCTTTGAAGGGATTACATTCCCGGGTTCAGTAGAAGCGGTATTCATTGAAGGTCGCAAGGTCCGCTGA
- a CDS encoding DUF6793 family protein yields the protein MALYEIETNAHIMVGWANTQEEAEHAAQENYPEDEILRVTRRPRDMWVISKRLLGIEGHTEPCDMARECLFKASGDKVHAIRLYMRDTGADLHEAQLAIETNMSVGW from the coding sequence ATGGCTCTTTATGAGATTGAAACAAACGCACATATCATGGTGGGCTGGGCTAATACTCAAGAGGAAGCAGAGCATGCTGCTCAAGAGAATTACCCTGAGGATGAAATCCTGAGAGTCACACGTCGTCCGCGCGACATGTGGGTCATTTCAAAACGTCTGCTGGGCATCGAAGGGCATACCGAACCCTGCGATATGGCACGCGAATGTCTGTTTAAGGCATCCGGCGACAAAGTACACGCGATCCGGCTTTATATGCGCGATACCGGTGCCGACTTACACGAGGCCCAGCTCGCAATCGAAACCAATATGTCAGTCGGCTGGTAA
- the tsaB gene encoding tRNA (adenosine(37)-N6)-threonylcarbamoyltransferase complex dimerization subunit type 1 TsaB — protein sequence MENSQFYLGVETSGHSGSVAIHGPQHQIVQVDLQQQGRKHAQTLVAEVKKLLDQLDLSPSQITGIGVSRGPGSFTGLRIGTTFAKTFGYVTGCPVLGIDSFEAIALNCPPEIQETYVISNAQRGDLFVGKYTRISDSQWQQISEIGLCEIDDFCRLLNPGETISGPGVTLLDASSFSDVRLLEPEYRLPEAAKISLITARILQNCLPKQHEILSETWNLTPFYLRKSAAEEKWDAQQKDQTD from the coding sequence GTCGAGACGTCCGGACATTCTGGGTCCGTCGCAATTCATGGTCCCCAGCACCAGATTGTGCAAGTTGATTTACAACAACAGGGGAGGAAGCATGCACAAACCCTGGTTGCCGAAGTCAAAAAACTGCTGGATCAGCTCGATTTATCCCCCAGCCAAATCACCGGGATTGGCGTCAGCCGTGGTCCGGGCAGCTTCACCGGACTGAGAATCGGCACTACATTCGCCAAAACATTCGGCTACGTTACAGGCTGTCCGGTATTGGGAATAGACTCATTTGAGGCGATTGCCCTCAACTGTCCACCAGAGATTCAAGAAACTTATGTGATTTCCAATGCCCAACGGGGTGACCTGTTTGTCGGCAAATACACCAGAATTTCAGATAGTCAGTGGCAACAAATATCGGAAATCGGCTTGTGTGAAATAGATGATTTTTGTCGCTTACTGAACCCGGGCGAGACAATTTCCGGCCCTGGAGTTACGCTGCTAGATGCATCTTCCTTCAGTGACGTCCGTCTTCTGGAACCGGAATATCGCTTACCTGAAGCAGCGAAGATCTCCCTGATTACAGCAAGAATCCTTCAAAACTGTCTACCCAAGCAACATGAAATACTTTCGGAAACCTGGAATCTGACTCCCTTTTATTTACGGAAAAGTGCTGCCGAAGAAAAATGGGACGCACAGCAGAAGGACCAGACAGATTGA